A stretch of Chloroflexota bacterium DNA encodes these proteins:
- a CDS encoding ATP-binding cassette domain-containing protein has translation MHLILREITKTFGRVPANDRISLTVEPGIIHGLLGENGAGKSTLMKALSGFISADSGEIVLDGKSVRFRSPLEALEHGIGMLHQDPLDFPTLSVLENFMLGMPGTLPPRAAALAQLLDLSRQFDFTLAPESPAGALSPGERQQLEIVRLLARGAELLILDEPTTGISQVQKVKLFVTLQKLAAQGKSIILVTHKLEDAETLCQRVTVLRRGRVVGEVERPFTTQKLVQLMFGQELPRLERPALSATQTTVTVRDLAVHDHRMAVEAVNLEIMAGEVIGLAGLEGSGQRLVMRALGGLLTPSHGEISVGGQSLAGKPYSQFLRTGVAYLPAGRMDEGLVPGLNLTEHFELARRSHDFTVDWKRAEALAAERIDMFSIRGRPATAVDDLSGGNQQRALLALLPEQLSLLLLEHPTRGLDIESSAWVWTQLLERRRHGTAIIFISADLDEILAYSDRIVVFSGGQVSAPLAARDATVEQLGNLIGGKRAQG, from the coding sequence ATGCACCTCATCCTGCGCGAGATTACGAAGACGTTCGGCCGTGTGCCGGCCAACGATCGCATCTCGTTGACCGTCGAGCCGGGCATCATCCACGGCCTGCTCGGCGAAAACGGGGCCGGCAAGTCCACCCTGATGAAGGCGCTGTCCGGCTTCATCAGCGCGGACAGCGGCGAGATCGTGCTGGACGGAAAGAGCGTGCGCTTCCGGTCGCCGCTCGAGGCGCTGGAGCATGGCATCGGCATGCTCCACCAGGACCCGCTGGATTTCCCCACCCTGAGCGTGCTTGAGAACTTCATGCTCGGCATGCCTGGTACGCTGCCGCCGCGCGCGGCGGCGCTCGCCCAGCTTCTGGACCTATCGCGCCAGTTTGACTTTACCCTGGCCCCGGAGTCACCGGCCGGCGCCTTAAGCCCCGGCGAGCGTCAACAACTCGAAATCGTGCGCCTGCTCGCACGCGGCGCGGAGTTGCTGATACTTGATGAGCCGACCACCGGCATCTCGCAGGTGCAGAAGGTCAAGCTCTTTGTGACGCTCCAGAAACTGGCGGCGCAGGGCAAGAGCATTATCCTCGTGACCCACAAGCTCGAAGACGCCGAGACACTGTGCCAGCGTGTGACCGTGCTGCGCCGCGGCCGGGTCGTCGGCGAGGTCGAGCGACCGTTCACCACTCAGAAACTGGTCCAGCTCATGTTCGGCCAGGAACTGCCACGCCTGGAGCGCCCGGCCCTATCGGCCACACAAACGACCGTGACCGTCCGGGACCTGGCGGTACACGATCACCGCATGGCGGTGGAAGCGGTCAACCTGGAGATCATGGCCGGCGAGGTCATCGGGCTGGCCGGACTGGAAGGTAGCGGGCAGCGGCTGGTCATGCGCGCGCTCGGCGGCCTGCTGACGCCTTCGCACGGCGAGATCAGCGTCGGTGGGCAGTCGCTGGCCGGCAAACCGTACAGCCAGTTTCTGCGTACCGGCGTTGCGTACTTGCCGGCCGGGCGGATGGATGAAGGGCTTGTGCCGGGCCTCAATCTAACGGAGCATTTTGAACTGGCGCGCCGCAGCCACGACTTCACCGTGGACTGGAAACGCGCGGAAGCGCTGGCCGCCGAGCGAATCGACATGTTTAGCATTCGCGGCCGCCCCGCAACCGCAGTCGATGACCTTTCGGGCGGCAACCAGCAGCGCGCTCTGCTCGCGCTGCTGCCGGAGCAACTTTCACTGCTGTTGCTGGAGCACCCGACGCGCGGACTCGACATCGAATCGTCGGCCTGGGTCTGGACGCAACTGCTGGAACGCAGACGGCACGGCACGGCCATCATCTTCATCTCCGCCGACCTCGACGAGATTCTGGCTTACAGCGACCGCATCGTCGTCTTCTCCGGCGGCCAGGTCAGCGCGCCGCTCGCCGCCCGCGACGCGACCGTCGAGCAACTCGGCAACCTGATCGGCGGCAAGCGCGCCCAGGGCTGA
- a CDS encoding ABC transporter permease, which translates to MTTSVPRRSVTRVARRLMPALQPVALALIVTLVIIVLVGASPLAVLAGMWDGAFGDADRQADVLAAWVPLTLATVGLLVTFTAGLWNIGIEGQITLGAIGATFVVRTLPDLPAPLLLSLVLLSAAVAGGLWGLIVGALKTYGKVHEIFGGMGLNFVAIGLTNYLIFGPWKQAGRASASGTEPYPLNAYLPTLEGLRLSPYALGLAIVALLIVYVALRGTTWGLQLKAIGKSLRAAHWLGIATERQILLAFVVAGACAGLAGAVQTTVTYHRLIPSISSGYGYLAILVALLAGFRALWVAPLAFFFAALSLGSRTLQMQLQLDSSLGGVIQGVLVLIVVLARGLGTRSGNTET; encoded by the coding sequence ATGACCACATCCGTCCCGCGCAGGTCAGTAACGCGCGTCGCTCGCCGGCTGATGCCGGCGCTGCAGCCTGTCGCACTGGCGCTGATCGTCACGCTCGTGATCATTGTACTGGTCGGCGCGTCGCCGCTCGCCGTGCTGGCCGGCATGTGGGACGGCGCGTTCGGCGATGCCGACCGGCAGGCCGATGTGCTGGCCGCCTGGGTGCCGCTGACGCTCGCCACCGTCGGACTGCTCGTTACTTTCACTGCCGGCCTGTGGAACATCGGTATCGAGGGGCAGATCACGCTCGGTGCGATTGGCGCCACCTTCGTCGTGCGCACGCTACCGGACCTGCCGGCGCCGCTGCTCCTGTCGCTCGTCCTGCTGAGCGCGGCCGTTGCCGGCGGACTGTGGGGATTGATCGTCGGAGCGCTAAAAACGTACGGCAAGGTACATGAGATCTTCGGTGGGATGGGGCTCAACTTCGTGGCCATCGGCCTCACAAACTACCTGATCTTCGGGCCGTGGAAGCAGGCCGGTCGCGCGTCGGCCAGCGGCACGGAACCATACCCGCTGAACGCCTATCTACCGACGCTGGAGGGGCTGCGCCTCAGCCCGTATGCGCTCGGGCTGGCCATTGTCGCGCTTTTGATAGTGTACGTGGCGCTGCGCGGAACCACCTGGGGTCTGCAACTCAAAGCGATCGGCAAGAGCTTGCGCGCCGCGCACTGGCTCGGTATCGCCACCGAGCGGCAGATACTGCTGGCGTTCGTTGTGGCGGGCGCATGCGCCGGTCTCGCCGGTGCTGTGCAGACCACTGTGACGTATCACCGCCTCATCCCGTCCATCAGCAGCGGCTACGGATATCTGGCCATCCTGGTCGCGCTGCTGGCCGGGTTCCGCGCTCTGTGGGTCGCCCCACTAGCGTTCTTCTTCGCAGCGCTCAGCCTGGGTAGCCGCACGCTGCAGATGCAGTTGCAACTCGACTCGTCGCTCGGCGGCGTCATCCAGGGCGTGCTGGTGCTGATCGTCGTGCTCGCGCGCGGCCTCGGCACGCGCAGCGGCAATACGGAGACCTAG
- a CDS encoding ABC transporter permease translates to MDIVIRLLASILADSAPLVFAAVGETITEKAGVINLSLDGSLMLAAMAGFAVAYSTGSVAAGFLAAMAVGALVALLIAYAGIALNRDQVAVGFILTVLCTDLSSFLGTPFVRKPIITALPAPIPFLSDIPVLGTLFFNHSVTVYASFAVVLLAWLFMFKTQPGLMLQGIGERPAAAFARGANVNRLRYLYTLIGGALVGVAGAAFSLGASPGWSYHHTQGFGWIALSIVIFGGWHPFRAAFGAYLFGGLQTLGSVLQAGMPDMPIYVFQVAPFLMMILVLLAANSEGLDRLMAYLPAGFARWLTRMLRGQSPAALGANFHSE, encoded by the coding sequence ATGGACATCGTCATCCGCCTGCTGGCCTCTATCCTGGCCGATTCCGCGCCGCTCGTCTTCGCGGCGGTCGGCGAGACGATCACCGAGAAGGCCGGCGTCATCAACCTGTCGCTCGACGGCTCGCTGATGCTGGCCGCGATGGCCGGCTTCGCCGTGGCGTACAGCACCGGCAGCGTGGCCGCCGGATTCCTGGCGGCGATGGCGGTCGGCGCGCTCGTCGCGCTGCTCATCGCGTACGCGGGTATTGCGCTCAATCGCGACCAGGTGGCCGTCGGGTTCATCCTGACTGTGCTCTGCACCGATCTCAGTTCGTTCCTCGGCACGCCGTTTGTGCGCAAGCCGATCATCACTGCGTTGCCCGCGCCCATCCCGTTCCTGAGCGACATCCCGGTGCTCGGCACGCTCTTCTTCAACCACAGCGTCACGGTGTACGCCAGCTTCGCCGTCGTGCTGCTCGCCTGGCTGTTCATGTTCAAGACGCAGCCCGGCCTCATGCTGCAGGGCATCGGCGAGCGCCCGGCGGCGGCCTTCGCACGCGGCGCAAACGTCAACCGCCTGCGCTACCTCTATACGCTGATTGGCGGCGCCCTGGTCGGCGTGGCCGGCGCGGCGTTCTCGCTGGGCGCCAGCCCCGGCTGGAGCTACCATCACACGCAGGGCTTCGGCTGGATCGCGCTGTCGATCGTCATCTTTGGCGGCTGGCACCCGTTCCGCGCCGCCTTCGGCGCATACCTGTTCGGCGGGCTGCAAACACTCGGCAGCGTGCTGCAGGCCGGCATGCCCGACATGCCGATCTACGTCTTCCAGGTCGCGCCGTTCCTGATGATGATCCTCGTCCTGCTCGCAGCCAACAGCGAGGGACTCGACCGCCTGATGGCCTACCTGCCTGCCGGGTTCGCGCGCTGGCTCACGCGCATGCTGCGCGGGCAGTCGCCCGCCGCATTAGGCGCCAACTTCCATTCGGAGTAA
- a CDS encoding histidine phosphatase family protein, translating to MPKVYLIRNAETQATHEDPAFWPLSDRGEEQARMIARLPFWDAVTAIVSSDESSALATVSQIVFDRRLPLFHDVRLRELKRTSEHLEDPESRVLEVMQKPALSIGGWERATDAQTRATACFQELVDRYGEATFAVVSHGMTLALLLGVLQESVGYAFDIWQSLGHGSVVLVERDDAPALPAT from the coding sequence ATGCCCAAAGTCTATCTCATCCGCAACGCCGAGACGCAGGCAACTCATGAGGACCCCGCCTTCTGGCCGCTGTCGGATCGCGGCGAGGAGCAGGCGCGCATGATCGCGCGGCTGCCTTTTTGGGACGCAGTCACGGCGATCGTCAGCAGCGACGAAAGCAGCGCGCTCGCCACCGTCAGCCAGATTGTGTTTGACCGCCGCCTCCCGCTGTTTCACGATGTGCGCCTGCGCGAACTGAAACGCACCAGCGAGCACCTGGAAGACCCCGAGTCGCGCGTGCTCGAAGTCATGCAGAAACCGGCGCTCAGCATCGGCGGTTGGGAGCGCGCCACCGATGCGCAGACGCGCGCAACGGCGTGCTTCCAGGAACTCGTCGACCGCTACGGCGAGGCGACGTTTGCCGTCGTCTCGCACGGCATGACGCTGGCGCTGCTGCTCGGCGTGCTGCAGGAATCGGTCGGCTACGCGTTCGATATCTGGCAATCGCTCGGCCACGGAAGCGTCGTGCTCGTCGAGCGCGATGACGCGCCGGCCCTTCCCGCCACATAA
- the ychF gene encoding redox-regulated ATPase YchF — MQIGIIGLPTSGKTTIFNALTRGNIAPAAYSSGKFEVHTGVVDVPDDRLGVLAQMFNPRKVTHAKVQYNDVAGLARGAGEKGGLEPALLNLLSQSDALILVIRAFDDPNVPHPDGSVDPARDLNALETELLLADLMAVEKRLQRLKEDAGKRGGTPQEKEMRVREVALFERMQTHLEGERRLNTLGMNEDEVKSVRGFGLLTVKPTMVIYNLAESQSPQAEWERRDGDQGTIHTALRGKLEMEIAQMAPDDAREFLAEYGITEPGLNRIIRLSYDLLGLHSFLTTGEDEVRAWTVRKGATAVEAAGTIHSDLARGFIRAEVIAYADLIDAGGFAEARKRGTLRLEGKTYVVSDGDIVHVKFNV; from the coding sequence ATGCAGATCGGCATCATTGGCCTGCCCACGTCGGGCAAGACCACCATTTTCAATGCGCTAACGCGCGGCAACATCGCCCCGGCGGCCTACTCGTCCGGCAAGTTCGAAGTGCACACCGGCGTCGTCGACGTGCCGGACGACCGGCTTGGCGTGCTGGCGCAGATGTTCAACCCGCGCAAGGTGACGCACGCGAAGGTGCAGTATAACGATGTGGCCGGCCTCGCGCGCGGCGCCGGCGAGAAAGGCGGGCTGGAGCCGGCGCTCCTCAACCTGCTCTCGCAGAGCGACGCGCTGATTCTGGTCATCCGCGCTTTTGACGACCCGAACGTGCCGCACCCGGACGGCAGCGTGGACCCGGCGCGCGACCTGAATGCGCTGGAGACCGAATTACTGCTGGCCGACCTGATGGCGGTCGAAAAGCGCCTGCAGCGACTGAAGGAAGACGCCGGCAAGCGCGGCGGCACGCCGCAGGAGAAGGAAATGCGCGTGCGCGAGGTCGCCCTCTTCGAGCGCATGCAGACTCACCTCGAAGGCGAGCGGCGCCTCAACACGCTCGGCATGAATGAAGATGAAGTCAAATCGGTGCGCGGCTTTGGCCTGCTGACCGTCAAACCGACGATGGTCATCTACAATCTGGCGGAGTCGCAGTCGCCCCAGGCCGAGTGGGAACGGCGCGACGGCGACCAGGGCACCATCCACACGGCACTGCGCGGCAAGCTGGAAATGGAAATCGCGCAGATGGCGCCCGACGATGCGCGCGAGTTTCTTGCTGAGTACGGCATTACCGAGCCCGGCCTGAACCGCATCATCCGGCTCTCGTACGACCTGCTCGGCCTGCATTCGTTCCTGACGACCGGCGAAGACGAGGTGCGCGCCTGGACGGTCCGCAAAGGCGCGACAGCGGTCGAAGCCGCCGGCACCATTCACAGCGACCTGGCGCGCGGCTTCATTCGCGCCGAAGTCATCGCGTATGCCGACCTGATCGACGCGGGCGGATTCGCCGAAGCGCGCAAGCGCGGCACGCTGCGGCTCGAGGGCAAAACGTACGTGGTCAGCGATGGCGACATCGTCCACGTCAAGTTCAACGTGTAG
- a CDS encoding Zn-dependent alcohol dehydrogenase, with translation MKAAVLRAPNAPLTIEQVDLDTNLLTGEVLVRITHAGVCHSDYHIMIGETPHPMPVVLGHEGAGIVEAVGPGVSRLHKGDPVAVTFRPFCGYCRQCNSGHPNLCDNVEVLRRACRLSQHGERVYNFIGVSCFAEYTVVHESAAIKVPSDVPLDRAALVSCGVMTGVGAVINTAKVSPGETVAVIGCGGVGLNVIQGARLANASVIIAVDIHDNKLEMATTFGATHLINGRSEDAIKKVRELVKGGVDWSFEVIGLPATMEQAYAMIRKGGTAVMVGMPPSASKVSFPAFSFFAEEKTVKGSMFGSARPSIDIPRVLDLYKHHQLQLDELISRHYPLERINEAYEALARGEVARSVIDL, from the coding sequence ATGAAGGCCGCCGTCTTGCGCGCGCCCAATGCGCCGCTGACCATCGAGCAGGTCGATCTGGACACTAATCTGCTAACCGGCGAGGTGCTGGTGCGGATTACGCACGCCGGCGTCTGCCACAGCGACTACCACATCATGATCGGCGAGACGCCGCACCCAATGCCGGTGGTGCTCGGGCACGAGGGCGCGGGCATCGTGGAGGCCGTCGGGCCGGGCGTTAGCCGCCTGCACAAGGGCGATCCGGTCGCCGTGACGTTCCGCCCATTCTGCGGCTACTGCCGGCAGTGCAACAGCGGCCATCCGAACCTGTGCGACAACGTCGAAGTGCTGCGCCGCGCCTGCCGCCTCAGTCAGCACGGCGAGCGCGTGTACAACTTCATCGGCGTGTCGTGCTTCGCCGAGTACACGGTCGTGCACGAATCCGCCGCCATCAAGGTGCCGTCCGACGTGCCGCTCGACCGCGCCGCGCTCGTCTCATGCGGCGTGATGACCGGCGTCGGCGCCGTCATCAACACGGCGAAGGTTTCGCCGGGCGAGACGGTGGCTGTGATCGGTTGCGGCGGCGTCGGGCTGAATGTGATTCAGGGCGCGCGGCTGGCCAACGCCTCCGTCATCATCGCGGTCGACATTCACGACAACAAGCTGGAGATGGCGACCACGTTCGGCGCGACACATCTGATCAACGGCCGGTCCGAAGACGCGATCAAGAAAGTGCGCGAGCTTGTCAAGGGCGGTGTGGACTGGTCATTCGAGGTCATCGGCCTGCCGGCGACCATGGAACAGGCGTACGCTATGATCCGCAAAGGCGGCACGGCCGTCATGGTTGGCATGCCGCCGTCGGCCAGCAAGGTTTCGTTCCCGGCGTTCTCCTTTTTTGCCGAGGAGAAGACAGTCAAAGGCTCCATGTTCGGCAGCGCGCGTCCCAGCATCGACATCCCGCGTGTCCTCGATCTGTACAAGCATCACCAATTGCAGCTAGACGAGTTGATCTCGCGTCACTACCCGCTTGAGCGTATCAACGAAGCGTACGAGGCACTGGCGCGCGGCGAAGTGGCCCGCAGCGTCATCGATCTCTAG
- a CDS encoding YgeY family selenium metabolism-linked hydrolase, with the protein MSPDITQEIRSLVAQRRDSMIRFFRDICAIPSYDSQIGPVGERVGQEMRALGFDEVRFDKMGNILGRIGNGPRCLVYDSHIDTVGVGDPAAWEWDPFKGKVENGILFARGACDEKGSTPGMIYGLALARQLGLLHGWTAYYFGNMEEWCDGIAPNSFVEVDPRVRPDFVVIGEPTKMQVYRGHKGRIELQITASGKSAHAAHHHLGDNAVYKMLDIIAGIRDLDAQLPSDPFLGKATVVVTDAEVHTPSINAVPDLFSIFIDRRITFGETRKGIVERIQALIPAELRGEITLKEMFYDTPSYTGFVFPIEKYYPPWALDETHPLVRAGQRTMARLWGEAPPTGKWGFSTNGTYWAGKAQIPSIGFGPGDEVHAHTTLDQNKLDDVVRATEWYALFPTVLAQLTAAVTPEF; encoded by the coding sequence ATGAGCCCTGACATCACCCAAGAAATCCGGTCGCTCGTCGCCCAGCGGCGCGACTCGATGATCCGGTTCTTCCGCGATATCTGCGCGATTCCGTCGTACGACTCGCAGATCGGCCCCGTGGGCGAGCGCGTCGGCCAGGAGATGCGCGCCCTCGGCTTCGACGAGGTGCGCTTCGACAAGATGGGCAATATCCTGGGCCGCATCGGCAACGGGCCGCGCTGCCTGGTGTATGATTCGCACATCGACACCGTCGGCGTCGGCGATCCGGCCGCCTGGGAGTGGGATCCGTTCAAGGGCAAGGTTGAAAACGGCATTCTCTTCGCGCGCGGGGCATGCGACGAAAAAGGCTCGACGCCCGGCATGATCTACGGCCTGGCGCTCGCCCGACAGCTCGGTCTGCTGCACGGCTGGACCGCGTACTACTTCGGCAATATGGAAGAGTGGTGCGACGGCATCGCCCCCAACTCGTTCGTTGAGGTGGACCCAAGGGTACGCCCCGATTTCGTCGTCATCGGCGAGCCGACCAAGATGCAGGTCTATCGCGGGCACAAAGGGCGCATCGAGTTGCAGATCACGGCCAGCGGCAAATCGGCTCATGCCGCGCACCATCACCTGGGTGACAACGCGGTGTACAAGATGCTGGACATCATCGCGGGCATCCGCGATCTCGACGCGCAGCTGCCGAGCGACCCGTTCCTGGGCAAGGCAACCGTGGTTGTCACCGATGCTGAGGTGCACACGCCGTCCATCAACGCCGTGCCAGACCTGTTCAGTATCTTCATCGACCGCCGCATTACGTTCGGCGAGACGCGCAAAGGCATCGTGGAGCGCATCCAGGCACTGATTCCGGCTGAACTGCGCGGCGAGATCACGCTCAAAGAGATGTTCTACGACACGCCGAGCTACACCGGCTTCGTCTTCCCGATCGAAAAGTACTATCCGCCCTGGGCGCTCGATGAGACGCATCCCCTGGTGCGCGCCGGGCAACGCACGATGGCGCGTCTGTGGGGCGAAGCGCCGCCCACGGGCAAATGGGGCTTCTCGACCAACGGCACCTACTGGGCGGGGAAGGCGCAGATACCGTCGATCGGCTTCGGGCCCGGCGACGAGGTCCACGCGCACACCACGCTGGACCAGAACAAGCTCGACGATGTGGTGCGCGCCACCGAATGGTACGCGCTTTTTCCGACCGTGTTGGCGCAACTTACCGCCGCCGTTACGCCGGAGTTCTAG
- the pyrB gene encoding aspartate carbamoyltransferase — MRSFLGRDILSLKDFERDDFTRVFQVAKDLEPIARDRRNSDLLAAKTLVTAFYQPSTRTRLAHEAAMHRLGGHVVGFADFKMTRAGDWYQESIKDTVRMLEYYGDAIVMRHFLQGAPAEAARWASVPVINAGDGWGEHPTQVLTDLYTVREERGRIDGLTFLCIGDMRMRTMHSLSYALTQFDCQAIYVAPPDMSLTDEFKAELRERNLRFREAEHVAQVIDQADVIYMEPVIQADYTQSRVEHASERPHTPDNYVVSRELLRDKARSDAIILHSLPRMDELPADVDGTRHARYWQEAFNGVVVRMALLALILGAAER; from the coding sequence ATGCGGAGTTTTCTGGGCCGCGACATCCTGTCGCTGAAGGATTTCGAACGTGACGATTTCACGCGTGTCTTTCAAGTCGCCAAAGACCTCGAGCCGATTGCGCGCGACCGGCGCAACAGCGACCTGCTGGCGGCCAAGACGCTCGTGACGGCATTCTACCAGCCGAGTACCCGCACCCGGCTGGCGCATGAGGCGGCCATGCACCGGCTCGGCGGCCACGTGGTCGGGTTTGCCGACTTCAAGATGACGCGCGCCGGCGACTGGTATCAGGAATCAATCAAGGATACCGTTCGCATGCTCGAGTATTACGGTGACGCAATCGTCATGCGCCATTTCCTGCAGGGCGCGCCCGCCGAGGCTGCGCGCTGGGCCAGCGTTCCGGTGATCAATGCAGGCGACGGTTGGGGCGAGCACCCCACACAGGTGCTGACCGACTTGTACACTGTGCGCGAGGAGCGCGGCCGCATCGACGGCCTGACGTTCCTCTGCATCGGCGATATGCGCATGCGGACGATGCACTCCCTCTCGTATGCGCTCACCCAGTTTGATTGCCAGGCGATCTACGTCGCGCCGCCCGACATGTCGCTGACGGACGAGTTCAAGGCCGAGTTGCGCGAGCGCAACCTGCGTTTCCGCGAGGCAGAGCATGTCGCACAAGTGATCGATCAGGCCGACGTGATCTACATGGAGCCGGTCATCCAGGCCGACTACACGCAATCGCGCGTCGAGCACGCGTCCGAGCGGCCGCATACGCCGGATAACTATGTCGTCAGCCGCGAACTCCTGCGTGACAAGGCGCGCTCCGATGCCATCATCCTGCACTCCCTGCCGCGCATGGACGAGTTGCCCGCCGACGTGGATGGTACCCGCCATGCGCGCTACTGGCAGGAAGCGTTCAATGGCGTTGTCGTGCGCATGGCGCTGCTGGCCTTGATCCTTGGCGCGGCTGAGCGGTAA
- a CDS encoding VIT1/CCC1 transporter family protein has product MNHRRQSKPAVDAHRNHSRLSEVILGGQDGLVNVLGVILGVAAATSDTSIVLVAGLAATFAESVSMGAVAYTSTLADAELYESERQREFRHITAQPDRERDEIRQIYAQKGFSGDLLERIVNTITASPDVWVAVMMAEEMRLMPSDRGHALRSAFVVGFAAIVGSLIPLAPYIWLPVGTSMLLSLIIAALTLFVVGAYKARTTVGHPGRSGLEMALIGTLSALAGYLAGVIFKVPAAP; this is encoded by the coding sequence ATGAATCACCGGCGTCAAAGCAAACCGGCAGTGGACGCACACCGCAACCATTCGCGCCTTTCGGAAGTGATACTCGGCGGGCAGGACGGACTGGTCAACGTGCTCGGCGTCATTCTGGGCGTCGCCGCGGCGACCAGCGACACGTCCATTGTGCTCGTCGCCGGGCTGGCCGCCACCTTCGCCGAATCGGTGTCGATGGGCGCGGTGGCGTACACCTCGACGCTGGCCGACGCGGAGCTGTACGAAAGCGAACGGCAGCGCGAATTCCGGCATATTACTGCGCAGCCGGATCGCGAGCGAGACGAAATCCGCCAGATCTACGCGCAGAAGGGTTTTAGCGGCGATCTGCTTGAGCGGATCGTGAACACGATCACGGCCAGTCCGGACGTCTGGGTGGCCGTCATGATGGCTGAGGAGATGCGCCTGATGCCGTCGGATCGCGGCCACGCACTACGCTCGGCGTTCGTCGTCGGCTTCGCCGCGATTGTCGGCTCGCTGATCCCGCTGGCGCCCTACATCTGGCTTCCGGTCGGCACCAGCATGCTGCTGTCGCTCATCATCGCTGCCCTGACGCTATTTGTGGTCGGTGCCTACAAAGCGCGCACGACCGTCGGGCACCCGGGGCGCAGCGGGCTGGAAATGGCCCTGATCGGCACGCTCAGTGCGCTGGCCGGCTATCTGGCTGGCGTGATCTTCAAAGTACCGGCGGCGCCATAA
- a CDS encoding universal stress protein, with protein sequence MYNRILVPLDGSALAEAALPHAHMLAAPANGEIILLRVVTYSLHDIAEHDPHMDGTLADDLKAVRADAELYLHRLATRLQPRERVRAIVLDNARAADAIIACASEQAVDLIVMTTHGRTGVVRWLLGSVADRVARQARAPVLLVRSTPVARAA encoded by the coding sequence ATGTATAACCGCATCCTGGTGCCGCTCGATGGATCGGCGCTGGCCGAGGCTGCGCTGCCGCACGCGCACATGCTGGCGGCTCCGGCCAACGGCGAGATCATCCTGCTGCGCGTGGTGACCTATTCGCTACACGACATCGCGGAACACGACCCGCACATGGACGGCACGCTGGCAGACGATTTGAAGGCGGTGCGCGCCGACGCCGAGTTGTACCTGCACCGGCTCGCCACCCGGCTGCAACCGCGGGAGCGCGTGCGCGCAATCGTGCTGGACAATGCCCGCGCTGCCGACGCCATCATCGCTTGCGCTTCCGAGCAGGCGGTTGACCTGATCGTCATGACGACCCACGGGCGCACCGGCGTAGTTCGCTGGCTACTGGGCAGCGTCGCCGACCGCGTCGCCCGTCAAGCGCGCGCGCCGGTGCTGCTGGTTCGCTCGACGCCGGTCGCGAGAGCGGCGTGA
- a CDS encoding GHMP kinase produces the protein MIISRTPLRVSFVGGGSDLAAYYQCAPGAVVSTAIDKYIYITVNRKFDSRIRASYSVTEIVDSVGMVKHELIREALKLVGVDGGIEITSISDIPSEGTGLGSSSTYTVGLLTALYGYIGRHVGAERLAREACEIEIERCGRPIGKQDQYIAAYGGLQYLRFNPDESVFVNPIICPPALRQTLQSRLMLMYMGTTRASSAILAEQRSNTEHDAGNRRVLGHMVAQADALRAALNQQDLDAFGGILHDGWLAKKQLASGISNGQIDEWYDRARAAGAVGGKVLGAGGGGFLLLYAPPERQAAIERALPELRRIGFGFEPQGSKIIYVED, from the coding sequence GTGATCATCTCCCGCACCCCCCTGCGCGTCAGTTTCGTCGGCGGCGGCAGCGATCTGGCGGCGTACTACCAGTGTGCGCCCGGCGCCGTCGTCAGCACCGCGATCGACAAATACATCTACATCACGGTCAACCGCAAGTTTGACAGCCGCATCCGCGCGAGTTATTCCGTCACGGAAATCGTCGATAGCGTGGGCATGGTGAAGCACGAGTTGATCCGCGAGGCGCTGAAACTGGTCGGGGTTGATGGCGGCATCGAGATTACATCAATCTCGGACATTCCGTCTGAAGGCACGGGACTCGGTTCCTCCAGCACGTACACGGTCGGACTGCTGACCGCGTTGTACGGTTACATCGGGCGGCACGTGGGAGCCGAGCGGCTGGCGCGCGAGGCGTGCGAAATCGAAATCGAGCGGTGCGGACGTCCGATTGGCAAGCAGGATCAGTACATAGCTGCCTATGGCGGCCTGCAGTATCTGCGATTCAACCCGGATGAGAGCGTCTTCGTTAATCCGATCATTTGCCCGCCCGCTCTGCGGCAGACGCTGCAATCCCGACTGATGCTCATGTACATGGGCACGACCCGCGCCTCCAGCGCGATTCTGGCCGAGCAGCGCTCGAACACGGAGCACGACGCCGGTAACCGGCGCGTGCTGGGGCACATGGTCGCACAGGCCGACGCACTGCGCGCCGCGCTCAATCAGCAGGACCTCGATGCGTTTGGCGGCATCCTGCACGACGGCTGGCTGGCCAAGAAGCAGTTGGCGTCCGGGATCAGCAACGGGCAGATTGATGAGTGGTATGACCGCGCGCGCGCCGCCGGGGCCGTCGGCGGCAAGGTACTTGGCGCGGGCGGCGGCGGGTTCCTGCTGCTGTATGCGCCACCGGAACGGCAGGCCGCCATCGAGCGCGCTCTGCCGGAACTGCGGCGCATCGGTTTCGGCTTTGAGCCGCAAGGCTCCAAGATTATCTACGTCGAGGATTGA